Part of the Zea mays cultivar B73 chromosome 4, Zm-B73-REFERENCE-NAM-5.0, whole genome shotgun sequence genome is shown below.
TATAAATAAGACACATTCACTCTTTCTTTAGTCATCGTATTGGGATTGACAGAAGAATTATAAGACAAGGACCATATGAGAAGTTTCTAAACCAATTATATATGTTAGTAAGGCACATATGGGGTAGACACCATTTACAATTTATTAAAAAACTTCTCTGTTGACTCCATTAATATGTGTGTATTATGATATTGATTTCTTCATGTAGATTTCAAGGAAGAGGAAGACAGGcagctactactgctgctgacaTTTGTGACGCCAACGTCAAGGACTGAGGTAAGATGTTCCAACCCGATCTCACCTTTGCTTTGATTTACCCTGCGTCTTGCTTGTTAGGTTATTAGATCTCAACTTTCCTCTCTGTTTCAAGGAGGAGATCCATATGTTTATTTTGCTTCAATCTTCAGTGGTTGCTACTCCTTCTGTTGAATATATGAAGGTAGATTCTGTCGATCCTCCTATTCCTATTCAAACCCTCTACAATCTTGCATTTGTTTGTGTTCATCTAATAAAAAGATCACATAGCTTGTTGTTGCTAATCCCTGATGTACAGTACATTACAATTAGCATTCAGTACTGAGTCTGGCAAACATTCTTGACTTCCAACAATTAATGACAGAGGAGGTATCATGATTGGCTTACATGCAATGGATGTGCATATTTGTTGCTTGTCTCCATACTGTATACAGATCCAATAGAGGCATTTTGTGATCTTACTTGGTTTTTTAAGCTGGACGATAGCACTTGGCAATGTAGTTTGTCATCTTAACGTCATCTTACCTATTGTAGTTCTCCTAAAAATGCCTTCAATATTCTTGTTACTATGGTGTAACTTGCGTGTTAAACCCAACCCAACTGCATTTCCCTCCTAACCCAATTTATTTGAGTTGGATTGTAACCGACTAACCGGATTATCTGTTGTTTCATCTCTGTAGGCTACGAGAAGTGCAAATTTGACCTTCTGTGAGGAGGGATGGTATGTAGATATGCAGGAGAATAGACTGCATATATGAAAATTTTGCCCCAACTTCATTTGGGGGTTAACGTTCCTTTTGCTTCTAGGCCACACCGTTGCAGATTTTGTAACTAGCTCTTCTTCACTGGTATGGTTTTGAATTTTGTAAGACCAATACTGCACAAATGTGAAACTAAAGGTGATTCCTTGACATATTTGATATGCAAGCTCTTGCTCAGACTGTAGCTTGTCATCTTTCCACTTTCGTTCAATTATTTTGAGACAAATATGCTAACTTGATGCTCATGCCTACATGACATTGTTCAAGCCGGTACATTTACATGATTGGGGCTTCAGATGTTAAACTGGACATAAGGTTAGTTACAAAAGATATTGGATATAAATTATTTTGGCATAATGTTTTGATGTCTAGGTTGCTTTTCTGCACTATAATTGTGGGGGTCACGGGTAGCTGCATATAATTTTTAGTCCACACTTGAGAAATATATGTGTATTTAGAAGTTTTCAGACATTAAATGTCACAACATTCTTAATGTTTTAGTATTAGTTAATAGTTATCAATTTTCTAGCTACAAGCTACATATCCATGTAATTAAAAATAAGGTTCACTAATTTTGCAGAAGTTGCTCAGTCACTTTGTGCGCTAAACTTTATATCCTGCAGAGTGTAGGCCATATTGGCATTCTTCTCTTTTTCTATACAGGATGCATGTATACATATGCGATTagcattttttatttttttacaaCTGTAAGTTGAATATAAAGACTTTATTACCATTTGTACCGTACGAAGTGATGTTGTAGATTATCAACCTTGTAATTATACTTGTCACTTGACTGTCAGTAAAACCATTATATTGAATTCAGATTGTGAACCCTATTAGATTAATAACTGTTCACCTAACTCGGTTTCATAAAACGCTTTTTGCTGCACTCGACAAATGTTTCTTATGTCCTTCAGATGGATGAAACTAGCAATGTACTCAAGTTCTGACATTTTCAAATGACTTAAGAATAATTAGTGATCAATTATAATATTTGGGTGGTTTGTTTTCATGTAATCAGGTAATCGTTGTGCACTAGCATTTTATCAAATAATTCGTGCGCTGTCGCAACACAGGGGCACAGTACTATAAACAAATTAATTCTGAAAAAAGACCTTTTAAGCAAAACACGAGAGAGCCGAGTACTTGAGTGCCTACATGGGCAGCGCACTCGCTGCACTCAGGTACTACGAGATATAAAATTAACTGAAGGCAGGCAGAACACATGATCCATCATGTGTGTGCTTCCTGCAGGAACGGAGCCAACGTGAAGGGGTACTTCGTCTAGTCGTTCCTGGATGTGTTTGAGCTACTGGCGGGCTACTACTCGCGATACAGCCTCTACCATGTCGCTTTCCAGGACCCGAAGCTGCCGAGGATGCCAAAACTCTCTGCGCTGTGTTTTCATGCGCTGCTACGAGTAGAGTACAATTCACGTTTTTCCCTGCGCCGCGGTCGCGGGGGCACCACAGTCATGCACGCACGAGCACGAGAGAGAGACAAATGTTTTCTTGTATAGATGCTCGATCGAATTTTCCTCCATTCTGTATATCGCTAAAAGGATTAGATTAGTGTATggttgtcgacacatttgtctgtcATTACAAAATTCTAAATTGACTCTTTAAAATAATGTCTCGTATTGATAATGTTTACCACACGGTTTTACATATCATAGTGATATTTATCGTTCCGTTTATATGTTTCATAAAATATTAAAcctccgtcgcaacgcacgggcactcacctagtataatCTAAAGCCCATATTATAATAATCTGATAATTTCctcaagagtagcttatttgagattGTTTTTTGGCAAAAGACCCGCTAACCATGGTTATGTAAATaaaaatctctactactaattatgttagtagtgtaggcgtccacacaccCTCGGCGCACGTTCTGCCGCGCGCATCCGCTCGCATCCCGCAACCGCCCCGCAACCACCCGCAGCCGCGGCAGCGCCGCAGCCGCTCCTTTCATCCTCCGCGGATCCCAGCGCTCCCTCCCGCGCTCCCTCCCGCGCCCGCCCGCAGCCGGCGTCGGCGCAACGGCTGATGCTCAAGGGGTGTGAGTCACTGCTGCGGCGGCAGTGCCGGCCGCGCACCCCCGCGGGGTACATGGAGCCCACGCCGCTGCCGGTGAGCCTGTGGGCGGTCCCTCCAGACACCAGCATCGTGTCTCCGCGACATCCCAGCCCCCAAACCGTGCCCGCTCCCCGTGCGATGGCCGCTCTTCCCACCGCCACGCCCACCGCTCCCCGCACCGCAATTCGCCCGCGTACTTGCCCCCCTCCACGGCCACCGCCACGACGACGACGACCGTCGCCTCTCCCTCCCTCAATTCATCTGCTCGCCACCGTCACCTCTCCCTCCCTCTTCCTGTGGGCTGCCATAGGAAATTTTGCCCTCGATTCAATCCCGATTCGTCCATCCGTTGCGATGAATTCCTCCGCCAAGCTCGGATCTGACCGATGTACTTCGTGTTGCCGCTTGAATCTACGGTTCTCTTCTTCCTTGTTCATCCTGTGGATCTGTCCTGTGGTGGCCGAAGCATTCGATTTATGTTGTTATAACATCCAACGTCGTGAGTTGATTTTGATTTTTTTGTCGTCGTGCTTTTCCCTTGCTGTCTCTCTCGACGGCGACTCGGCTGCTTTGACATCTGTAGGTTGGCGGTGAAGAGCAAGGGGACAGATAAGCCCAAAGGCAGCAAGGGAAACGTCGACAAGGACCCCAACAAAGCCTGACTCCCAACACTTTTTTGTTCGCTGGTGCTGCGGCGACGGTGCTGGCGAGCTCTCCCGTGCTGGGCTCTGGGATGCTCCCAGGCACCGGGTTCGGCGAGACGTGGAGTCACCACACGGCGGATGCGCCGCCGCTGCTGCCTTGCAGTTCCTCGGTCGATTCAAGGTGAGCATCGAAGTTCAGAATTCAGAACCGTGAGGCCAGACTTTGGTAGTGCCATTGCTTGATCTCGTGATCAGGGCCTCAGGGGCCTCAATTGTTCGTTCGTAACTGATCTGGTGACTACTTGAGTCCATTGGTCCCTTTAGGATCAGAATAGTTGCTTTTCTCATCATTGTTTACTTTAGCTAAATCTCAACTTCTTGAGATATTGTTTGTAATAGGGAATATTGTCAGTGGAAGAGACTGGTGAATCAAAGGCAGTCAATGCTAGATGGAGGCGAAGTGCCTGCTGCATTGGGGCACCATGTTTTTGGTGCGGGTTGTTCCTCACGGAACCAACATATCTACAAATATTTTTCATCTTCTCATCAAGGGAGTATATGGGCCGGGCTCAAGGTGTGTTGAAGTATCATACCCATTCATTGGTTTGGTTTACTTGCTATTCTTTTGTAGACTACAGAGATGATCTAACTGTTATTTTGAGATGCTTGTTCCAAACAACTTGGCGATGTGCTTTACATTAGACTTCCAATCATTATTATTTTAAGTAAGTTCCTATTCCAGGTTCTACATGACCTGCCAGGGTAGGTAAAAATTGTGGAAGTAGGGCCACGAGATGGTCTATAGAACGAGAAGGACATTGTGCCAACACCTGTAAAGGTTGAGCTTATACGAAGATTGGCCACATCTAGATTACCTGTTGTGGAGGCAACGAGTTTTGTATCTCCAAAATGGGTACCTCAGGTATAGTGCTTTAAAAAATCTCTGGAGAACATTCAGATTAAATACCTATTTTATCTGCACCTATTGTACACATTGATTTTCTGAGGACCCTGATTTACAACTTGGGTTTTTCTTCAATATGTAATTGAATTTTCATGGAGCAGGCATGACTGAGGCTGTTTCATCCTCCTCTGCTGCGGGATGGGCGGGGTCGTCACCGTGGCGTCACTCATGGCGTCTCGTGCAGTAGGGACGACAGCGGGGAGCTATCAAGATGGGTTACCTCAAGACAGACGGGGAGTTCCTCAAGAGGGGCAAGAGCGGGGGCACGTGCTGCGTCATATCCCTTCTCCGAAAGGGTAGACTGGTTGTCTCCAATATTGGAGACTGTCATGTGGTGCTCAGCCGAGCAGGGAAGGCAGAGGTGCTCCTCGCCCTCCGTGGTGAACCACCTCCAGATCGACGGCGAGAGCTGCATGCATGACATCACAGCAATAGCATGAAGTACATACATACACAGAACTGAACTGAAATTGATCGATGAGCATGGACAAAGCTGCATGCATGCAAATAAGAAATAACCAATGCAAGCCGTCTTCCTGAGTCCAGACCTTGTCCTGCTAGAACCTGGCCCAGAAACGGGCCATGGCGCGCTGGTAGGGGTCCCGAGGGAGGATGGGGTCGCCGCGGTGGCTCCAGGCGTCTTCGATGAACTCGAGGATGACCTGCGACTCCGCGACGGGCCTGCCCTTGTAGACCAGCACGGGGACTTTCTTCTGCACGGGGTTGTACGCCAGCAGCTGGGCGCTCTTGCTCCGGAGATCCTCCTCCACGTACTCGTACTCCACGCCCTTCATCGTCAGCGCCCATTTCACCTGGAGGACGTAGGGGCTTGCCCAGATGCCGAGCAGCGTCACCACCTTCTCGCTCTCTGCTGCTCGGTTCAGAAGAAACAATCAGGTGGAGCGCGGTTCATAAGCCACATTAAGCCTGATTAGAATATGTGGTACCGTGCTTGCACGACCTGCAACAAGAAGGTGACTGAAGTTTTTGGGTTCAAATACTAGTGTGAGGGGTGCCAAAAGAATGACTCTGAGTGTTCGCTGAGGTAAAAGTTGTTAGCACAAGGCTGCTACCGTTATCTATCTGGTGCCAAATCTGATTGTTTCTATGTGTCCTTCAGATACATCATGGTGATCAAGGTCTCCGATCCCACTGGTGAGGCTTGGGTGTCCGTGTTCAACGAGCATGCAGAGAAGATCATTAGCTGCAACGCCGATGAGCTTGATCGGATCAGGAAAGAGGTAAATTCAATACTCCAGACTGACAGCATTCAGTTTCTTCTGTTTTCTTTGTTTGCCTTGCCCCTGATAGTGGGCTCGCCATCGTTTGCAGGAGGGGGACGACAACTACGTTCTCAAGCTCAAGGAAGTCACCTAGGTTCCTCACCTGTTCCGCGTCAGCGTGACGCTAGATGAATACATGAACGAGAAGAGGCAGAGAATCACCGTAAGGGGTGAAGCACCGGTCGACTTCGCAGCTGAGTCCAAGTACGGGTGAAGCACCGGTCGACTTCGCAGCTGAGTCCAAGTACTTGCTTGAAGAGATCGTGAAGCTCACCGCTTGCAAGAAGACGCAGTCCCTCGCAGTTTTTCTTTTGAGCTCCAGTAACTTATTATTGTTATGCGTTGCTCTCGCTAGGTTTTAGCACTTCTGTAAGTTGTCATCTTTTAAAGTTAAGAATTTTTACATAAGTCTTACACATCGAACAAATCCATCATGTACATTAAGATGCAATGTTTATCGACCACTGCTCTTGTAACCTAAATTAATCAAAATTGGACAATGATCAGCAACCGACTTGTGCTAAGGTAGAAAAATAACAAGTAGAAATTTATAATACATAATATCATGTATTGCATCTGAGTACAAGCACGTATAGGTGCACCAA
Proteins encoded:
- the LOC103655499 gene encoding glutathione transferase GST 23-like → MKGVEYEYVEEDLRSKSAQLLAYNPVQKKVPVLVYKGRPVAESQVILEFIEDAWSHRGDPILPRDPYQRAMARFWARF